GATGGGGGCGCGCAAGGTGCTGCCGAAGACCGGGGCGCTGCAGCAGGCGCTCGGCACCGTGCGCCGGCTGCACCAGGGACTGCCCGTGGTGACCCGCGAGGAGCTCGAGGAGCTGCTCGGTGCGTGGGCCCGCGACCGCCAGGCCAACGACGACATCCGCCGCCGCCTCGACCTCCTCACGCCGCGCGAGCGGCAGGTGCTCGGCTCGCTCATCGAGGGACGCACCGTGCGCACGATCGCGCAGGACAGCGTCGTCTCCGAGGCGACGGTCCGCACGCAGGTCAAGTCGATCCTCGCCAAGCTGGAGATCTCCTCCCAGCTGGCAGCGGTCGGGATGGCCAACCAGGTCGGCTGGAAGCACGGCGCATGAGCGGCATCGCCGGGGTCCGCGCGTTCGCGGCGGGCGCGTCCGCGGGCGACGCGCTGCGCGAGATGTCCGAGCTGCTGCGCCACCGCGGCCCGGACGGGGCGGCCACGTGGGTCGGCCCCGACATCGGCCTGGCACACACCCGTCTCGCCGTCGTCGACGTCGAGCACTCCCGTGAGCCGATGCACTCGGTCGACGGCCGGTGGGTGCTCGTCCACGACGGGGAGATCCTCAACCACGACAGCCTGCGGGCCCACCTCGACTACCCGTTCCGCACGCGCACCGACGCCGAGGTGGTGCTGGCCGGACTCTCGCTCGAGGGGATCAGCTTCGTCGAGCGCCTGCAGGGCCAGTTCGCGATCGTGGCCCACGACCTGCGCACCGACACCACGCACCTGGTGCGCGACCGGCTCGGCATCTCGCCGCTCTACTACCGCCACGTCCCGGGCGGCATCGCCTTCGGCTCCGAGATCAAGGCGCTGCTGGCGCTCGGCCCGGCGCCCCGCGTCGACCACCGCAGCCTCGACGCCTACCTCGGCACCCGGGTCGTGCCGGCGCCCGACACCCTGTTCGACGGCGTCAAGAAGGTACGCCCCGCGCACCGGGTGTCGATCCAGCCCGGCGGGCACCTCGAGGAGACCCAGTTCTGGGCCCTGCCCGAGGCCGACCCGGAGGGCACGTGGAGCACCGGCGACGCGATCGAGGCGGTGAGCGACGGCGTCCGTGAGGCGGTCCGCTCGGCGCTGGTCGCGGACGTGCCCGTGGGGTCGTACCTCTCCGGCGGGCTCGACAGCAGCCTCGTCGTCGCCCAGGTGCAGCAGCTGCGCGGCGACGACGCGGTCCACACCTTCTCCGCCGGCTTCGGCGACGACCTCGACGAGCTGTCCACGGCCCGGCGGGTGAGCACGGTCCTCGGCACCCGGCACCACGAGGTGCAGCTGGGGGCCACCGACTTCGAGGACCTGTGGTCGACCCTCACCTGGCACCGCGACGCACCGATCTCGGACCCGGCCGACGTCACCGCCTTCGGCCTGGCCCGCGCCGCGCGCGAGCACGTGAGCGTGGTGCTGTCCGGCGACGGCGGCGACGAGGTCTTCGGCGGTCACCCGCAGCACCGGCTCGCCCGCCTCGCCGAGCGCAGCTCGGTCCTGCCGGCCCGGGTGCGCTCGGGCCTGGCGGGCCAGGTGGAGCGCCGGCTCGGTGCACCGTTCTCCGCAGGCGAGCGCGAGCGCCTGATCGGCAGCGGCCCGCCGCCCGAGCGCCGGGCGACGCCCGCGCTCGGCGTCGACCCGGTCGACCGGATGCTGCGCCACGACCTGCGGCACTGGCTGCCCGACCACCTGCTCGAGCGCGCGGACCGCATGTCGATGGCGGCGTCCGTCGAGGTGCGACCGGCGCTCCTCGACCACCGCCTCGTCGAGCTCGCCTTCCGGCTGCCGACCTCGGTGAAGGTGCGCGCCGGCACCAGCCGGTGGGTGCTGCGCGAGGTCGCCCGGCCGTTCCTGCCCGACGAGCTGATCGACCGCAAGGTGGCGCCGCGCCGGGTCCCGCTGGACGCCTGGCTGCGCAGCGGGCTGCGGGACACCGCGCGCGAGCGCCTCACCGGAGCCGACTCCTGGGTCGCGCAGACGTTCGACCGGGCGACGGTGCGCGACCTCGTCGACCGCCACGAGCGGGGCGCCGGCGAGGAGGCCCGGCTCTGGACGCTGCTGTGCCTCGAGATGTGGCACGAGCGGTTCTTCGGCGTCCCGCCGACCATGCCTCGTCCTCGCGCGGCCGCGCTCCCGAGCCCGCCCGTGGCCCCCGGCCGGGGCTGAGTCCCGGCACCACGCCGGGCACGCCCCCCGCCGGACGGGCGGTCGGCACGGTGGGGGCCGTGCCGCGCCCGCCCAGCGGCGGGTGGGTGGTGCCGCGGCGGTCGGAGTAGGGGGGACCCCGACCGCCGCTCCTGATTCGCCTCGTCTGCGGTGTCGAGGGGTGGGGGTCCCTCGCCACCCTGTGAGGTCACGAGGACCAGAGCGGGACAGGACGAGCGCGGCGAATCAGTGGTGGTGCACCTCTCCGAGCGTAGGTCCCGCACGGCATGCCGCCCATCCCACGGACTGGGTAACTCCCCGCCCGTCGAAGTGGCCCGAAAACCCAGTCCCTGCAGGGCTTTCGCTGATTTGCGGCATGCCCCGACGCTGCAGCCTTCCTAGGCTCGCACCACAGTCAGCGACGGAGTGCCATCGGGGGGCACCTCGCAAGGGGATGGGGAGCGATGACGCAGATCTCTGTGGGCATGAGCAGGGCGGACGCCGCCGTGCTGACCGCACCGGTGCCACGGCCGCGCGAGGTCGTCCAGGAGCCGGAGGCGATGGTCACCGACCTCGCCGAGGGCGGGACGATCACTGACGGCGGGGACCTCGGTCTGCTCCGCGAGCTGACCGTGGTGCGCGAGGCGCCCGGCACGGAGGCGCCTCCCGCCGAGGCTCCGGCCACCGTCGTCCCCGCCGCCACGCCCTGGTCGCGACGCCTCGCCGGCCGGCCGATGGCCGGCGTGGACGCCGCCGTCTCGCTCGCGGTCGCCTTCGGGGCAGCGGCGCTCGGCACGGTGTCCCTCGCGGCCGCCGTCGCCACGGCGCTGGCCTGGCCCCTCGTCCTGCTGGTCGTGGGCCGCTACCGCCGCCCCACGCTGGGCGAGGGCCGCCTGGCGCGTCCCGCGCTCGTGCTCGGCACGGGTGCGAAGGTCGCCGTGCTGGCGCTCGCCCTCTCGCCGTGGCTGGTGACCGTCGACGTCGTCGGCCTCGCCGGGCTCGTCGCGGTGCTCAGCGTCGCGAGCTCCGTGCCGTCGCTCGTCGCCGGGCGGCACCGTCCCCGGGTGGTGCTGGCCGGCCGGCCCCGCGACGTGCGCGAGGCCATGCTCGAGGTCCAGGCCACCGGCACCCACGAGGTGGTCGCCGCGTGCCTGACCCGCACCACCACGACACTGGGCGACCTGCCGACGTTCCTCGGCTTCGAAGAAGCCGCAGACGCGGCGCACCGCCACCAGGCGGACGCGCTCGTCGTCCTGCCCGGCGCCCGGCTCTCGTCGACCGAGATGCGCCGCCTGCACTGGTCGCTGGCCGGCACGGGCACCGAGCTCTTCGTCGGCACCGGCCTGCTCGACGTCGCGCCGCAGCGCACCCGCGTCGTCTCCACCGGAGGCATCGACGTGCTGCACGTCGCCCCCGCCGTGCTCGGCGGGCCTCGACGGGTGCTCAAGGACGTGGCCGAGCGGGCCGTCGCCCTCGTCGCCTTCGTCGCGGCGCTGCCGGTCCTCGCCGTGCTCTGCCTCGCGATCCGGCTGGAGTCCCCGGGCGCCGCGATCTTCCGCCAGCAGCGGATCGGCCGCGACGGCGTACCGTTCACGATGCTGAAGCTGCGCTCGATGGGGGTCGACGCGGAGGCCGAGCGCAGCGGGCTGGCCCTGGTCAACGAGAAGGACGCCGTCCTGTTCAAGATCCAGCTGGACCCGCGCATCACCCCGCTGGGACGGCGCCTGCGGCGCTACTCCCTCGACGAGCTGCCCCAGCTGTGGAACGTCGTCCGCGGCGACATGGCGCTCGTCGGCCCGCGCCCGGCGCTGCCGAGCGAGGTCGCCAAGTACGACGTCGACCCGCGGCGGAGGCTCGCCGTGAAGCCCGGCCTGACCGGCCTCTGGCAGGTCTCGGGCCGTTCGGACCTGACCTGGGCGGAGTCGGTGCGCCTCGACGTGAAGTACGTCGACAACTGGTCGCTGCGCCTCGACCTCTCGATCCTGGCCCGCACGGTCGGCGCCGTGCTGGGCCACCGCGGGGCCTACTGACCGCACGACCCGGACGATCCGGACGACACGCACACGGCCGTGGGGGCGGCCACACCATGGAGATGAGCACGTTGCAGGTGGGGACACGAGCACTGGCGGGCCTGGCGACGGTCCTGCTCCTGGCCGGGTGCGGGGGCGAGGGGCAGGCACCGGACGAGGCGACTGGCTCGTCGCCCGTCTCGTCGTCCGGATCACCGTCGGCCCCGCCGACGAGCCAGGCACCCGGCGACGGGCACGAGGACGGACCGGACGGCTTGTCGAGCCCCGACCCGGACGCGACCGCCGAGGCCCCCACCGGATCGGCGTCGGTGTCCCCCGACCCGTCCGCGGAGGCCGGCGAGGAGGCCGGCTCCGACGAGGAGTCGCAGGACGCGACGTCACAGGAGGACGGCTCGGCAGGTCTCGAGATGCCCGAGGAGTCCCAGCCCGAGGTCACCAGCCTGTCCGAGCTGCTCGAGGAGGTGGGCTCCGCGCCGCTCGTGGCCGAGCCGCTCCCCGCCGCAGCCAGCGCCACGGGCCGCCTGGTGACACGGTTCCCGGCCGTCCTGCGCCCGACGCGGGCCGCTCGCGTGGAGAGCAGCAGCATCTCCCCCTCCGGTGACCGGCTCCAGGTCTCGCTCGTGGCCTCGACCTCGTTGGACCCCGCGGAGGTCCTGATGTCCTACCGCACGCGCCTGGCGCGCCGCGGGCTGACGGAGCTGGCTGCACCGGCCGCGGCGGCGGGCTCGCAGGCGGTCGCCTTCCGGCGTGGGCGCAGCACCGTCACGGTCACCGCCACCCCCGAGGGCTCCCGCACGTCCTACTCGGTCCACGCGTCGCTGCGCGCCGGGGGTGCGTGAGCCGGATGTACATCTCCGTCCGCGACCGGCCCACCTCCGACACCCGGGGGGCGGGATCAGGCTCGGCTGCGCGGCCGCCGGTCGGCCGGGTCGTCATCATCCTGGGCGTCGTGTCGCTCCTGACCGACGTCTCCTCGGAGTCGGTCTCGGCGATCCTGCCGCTCTACCTCACCGCCGTCGTCGGCCTCTCACCGGTGGCGTACGGCCTCATCGACGGCCTCTACCAGGGCGTGAGCGCCCTCGTCCGGCTCGGCGGAGGCTGGCTCGCCGACGCGACGGACCGCCCCAAGTGGGTCGCGTTCCTCGGCTACGGCCTCTCCGCGGTCGCCCGCGTGTTCCTCCTCTTCGCCTCAGGCGCGGCGGGTATCGCGGCCGTCGTGACCGCGGACCGCATCGGCAAGGGGATCCGCACCGCTCCCCGCGACGCGATGATCAGCACCTCGACGCCCAGCGAGCACCTCGGACGCGCCTTCGGCGTGCACCGGATGCTCGACACGATCGGCGCCGCGCTGGGACCGCTGATCGCCTTCGGGCTGCTCGCGCTGGTGCCCGGCGGCTACTCCGTCGTCCTCGTCGTCTCGCTGGCCTTCGCGCTGGCGGGCGTCGCGCTCCTGGGACTCCTCGGGCCGGACGTGCGGTCGCGGTCCCGGGAGGCCGCGGGTGCCAGCAGGCCGTCCGCACCGCCGTTCCGCTGGCGCGACCTGGCCGACCGCCGGCTGCGCCCGTTGCTGGTGGTCGCCGGCACGCTGGGCCTGCTCACCGTCGGCGACGGCTT
This genomic stretch from Nocardioides renjunii harbors:
- a CDS encoding LuxR C-terminal-related transcriptional regulator — encoded protein: MPGAARADHRVLIVDDHVLFAESLELALSLEGYDVRRLELPAEGGSMATLRSLALRANPRTVLLDLDLGRFGDGVNLIAPLARANINVVVLTASEDEGRWGACMRMGARKVLPKTGALQQALGTVRRLHQGLPVVTREELEELLGAWARDRQANDDIRRRLDLLTPRERQVLGSLIEGRTVRTIAQDSVVSEATVRTQVKSILAKLEISSQLAAVGMANQVGWKHGA
- a CDS encoding MFS transporter; its protein translation is MYISVRDRPTSDTRGAGSGSAARPPVGRVVIILGVVSLLTDVSSESVSAILPLYLTAVVGLSPVAYGLIDGLYQGVSALVRLGGGWLADATDRPKWVAFLGYGLSAVARVFLLFASGAAGIAAVVTADRIGKGIRTAPRDAMISTSTPSEHLGRAFGVHRMLDTIGAALGPLIAFGLLALVPGGYSVVLVVSLAFALAGVALLGLLGPDVRSRSREAAGASRPSAPPFRWRDLADRRLRPLLVVAGTLGLLTVGDGFIYLALLDHGGLNVTWFPLFYVGTNVAYLLLAVPVGRLADRIGRARTLVVGHLALVGAYLCSVLPSSTAVATVGTLLLLGTFYAATDGVIAAIAGRLVPVQARTSGIAAAQTVVAVARMLASAGFGLLWWLLGPAVAMAAVAAVLAVAVLVAATRVRSLDVAELTP
- a CDS encoding exopolysaccharide biosynthesis polyprenyl glycosylphosphotransferase, producing MTQISVGMSRADAAVLTAPVPRPREVVQEPEAMVTDLAEGGTITDGGDLGLLRELTVVREAPGTEAPPAEAPATVVPAATPWSRRLAGRPMAGVDAAVSLAVAFGAAALGTVSLAAAVATALAWPLVLLVVGRYRRPTLGEGRLARPALVLGTGAKVAVLALALSPWLVTVDVVGLAGLVAVLSVASSVPSLVAGRHRPRVVLAGRPRDVREAMLEVQATGTHEVVAACLTRTTTTLGDLPTFLGFEEAADAAHRHQADALVVLPGARLSSTEMRRLHWSLAGTGTELFVGTGLLDVAPQRTRVVSTGGIDVLHVAPAVLGGPRRVLKDVAERAVALVAFVAALPVLAVLCLAIRLESPGAAIFRQQRIGRDGVPFTMLKLRSMGVDAEAERSGLALVNEKDAVLFKIQLDPRITPLGRRLRRYSLDELPQLWNVVRGDMALVGPRPALPSEVAKYDVDPRRRLAVKPGLTGLWQVSGRSDLTWAESVRLDVKYVDNWSLRLDLSILARTVGAVLGHRGAY
- the asnB gene encoding asparagine synthase (glutamine-hydrolyzing) codes for the protein MSGIAGVRAFAAGASAGDALREMSELLRHRGPDGAATWVGPDIGLAHTRLAVVDVEHSREPMHSVDGRWVLVHDGEILNHDSLRAHLDYPFRTRTDAEVVLAGLSLEGISFVERLQGQFAIVAHDLRTDTTHLVRDRLGISPLYYRHVPGGIAFGSEIKALLALGPAPRVDHRSLDAYLGTRVVPAPDTLFDGVKKVRPAHRVSIQPGGHLEETQFWALPEADPEGTWSTGDAIEAVSDGVREAVRSALVADVPVGSYLSGGLDSSLVVAQVQQLRGDDAVHTFSAGFGDDLDELSTARRVSTVLGTRHHEVQLGATDFEDLWSTLTWHRDAPISDPADVTAFGLARAAREHVSVVLSGDGGDEVFGGHPQHRLARLAERSSVLPARVRSGLAGQVERRLGAPFSAGERERLIGSGPPPERRATPALGVDPVDRMLRHDLRHWLPDHLLERADRMSMAASVEVRPALLDHRLVELAFRLPTSVKVRAGTSRWVLREVARPFLPDELIDRKVAPRRVPLDAWLRSGLRDTARERLTGADSWVAQTFDRATVRDLVDRHERGAGEEARLWTLLCLEMWHERFFGVPPTMPRPRAAALPSPPVAPGRG